A window from Drosophila nasuta strain 15112-1781.00 chromosome 3, ASM2355853v1, whole genome shotgun sequence encodes these proteins:
- the LOC132791703 gene encoding aquaporin AQPcic — MGKFEYSLGLNEFKSKELRLWQALIGEFVGNLILNFFACGACTQPEDGTFKALAFGLGVFMAITIVGHLSGGHVNPAVTVAMLVAGRISVLRAVFYIIFQCLGAIAGTAAVKILLDVDYHNGLGHTSLAQNITELQGLGIEFFLGLVLVLTVFGACDANKPDSRYTAPLAIGMAVTLGHLGTIRYTGASMNPARTVGTAFATDNWSAHWVYWAGPVLGGVAAALLYTQVLEAKELPKNNEAAEKYRTHADERELRKLEGTRDYA, encoded by the exons ATGGGCAAATTCGAGTACTCGCTGGGCCTCAATGAGTTCAAGTCAAAGGAGCTGCGACTGTGGCAGGCGCTCATTGGCGAATTCGTTGGCAATCTGATACTGAACTTCTTTGCCTGCGGTGCCTGCACACAGCCCGAGGATGGCACCTTCAAGGCTCTGGCCTTTGGCCTGGGTGTCTTCATGGCCATCACA ATTGTTGGCCATCTGAGTGGCGGTCACGTGAATCCAGCTGTTACCGTTGCCATGTTGGTAGCAGGTCGGATCAGCGTTCTCCGCGCCGTCTTCTACATCATCTTCCAGTGCCTGGGCGCCATTGCAGGCACTGCAGCAGTCAAG ATTTTACTCGATGTGGACTATCACAATGGTTTGGGTCACACTAGCCTGGCTCAGAACATCACCGAGCTGCAGGGTTTGGGTATTGAATTCTTCCTCGGACTCGTCCTGGTGCTGACCGTGTTTGGTGCCTGTGATGCCAACAAACCGGATTCCCGCTACACAGCTCCGTTGGCCATTGGCATGGCTGTTACTCTGGGTCACTTGGGCACCATTCGTTATACGGGCGCCAGCATGAACCCAGCTCGCACAGTGGGCACTGCCTTTGCTACCGATAACTGGAGTGCTCATTGGGTCTATTGGGCTGGTCCAGTGCTGGGCGGTGTGGCGGCTGCTCTGCTCTACACTCAGGTGCTGGAGGCCAAAGAGTTGCCCAAGAACAACGAAGCAGCTGAAAAATATCGCACACATGCCGACGAACGTGAG CTACGCAAGTTGGAAGGAACTCGCGACTACGCTTAA